gtatagtgTTTCGCTGCGATAGTAATGAATTCACTGAAATATAATATCAAGGCCAAAAGGtgaaatataatataatgaagGTGGGTTCAATTCAGTCTAAAGGTCATAACCATTGAACATTAGAAGTTTCATTATTGACAGCAGCCCAACCCTACATGCATATATGTCTATCAGCTCACAACGACCTCCACAAAGTTTCTTCCTGCTAAAAATATCGCTGTCCTTTCAAACATTATCTCTGCTATCTTTTTACATGGCcggaaatttttttgataaaaaaaataaaaaatagagtatatacttataaaagaaaagagcaaatatatgtatatatatatatatataaataaattatctaaagAAAACATAGTATATAACCGAGTACAGTCCTCGATAATTTACgatatttaaaaaggaaaaaggaataATTACAGTACCTCCTCctatagttttttatttttattttttcatttagtgattaagtaagaatttttttattagtattgtgaattttttcaaagaaaaatattaaaactgtaaaaaaaaaaatgtattataaaAAGACAGTTTGCCTTGCGGAAGAGTCCCTCGGTGGTCTTCATCCAAACAAGCAAAGCCAGCAATtaagagaaggaagaaaaaaaactattaattaagatcataaattaatataattttaaatttattatataataaaaataattttataatctatcaTACTACTTTTATAATAACTTTGAATCTAACTTTGTATCAAAATTCTGGGTAACCCATATTAATCAGTACCGGTAGTCTGGTACTCCACCCACTCACTCAAACAGACGATGGATCATCACTCGCTATCCAGGATCTACGACAATGACTTAACAACAGCACCCAACCCTACAACACCTCACCTGCTCCACAGAGTTACAAGttacatccaaaaatatcataatCTTTTCATAACTCATACATCTTTTGCTTTCATGACTTCCTTTTTTCCTGGCCGGATATTTGGCAACATCTTATGCTCAGAAATAATGATAACTCGCAACAGTAATGTTATATTAATCGTGACCCTTTTATCActtttgaatcatttttttttcaaagaattatttgaaaattgatAGACAATACCAAgtaatcatagttataaaataaaataaaataaattggaaCGATATTATGggtaaaatatttcatatcaaCTACTAATATACGGCAATTTCATGTAAAacttgaatatatatttatatatatgctcaaTACTTATATCATTGATCTGtacaaaactcaaaattaactAGGTATCaattatttcatattaaaaataaaaaaataaaattctaggtCGGCTTCGCCTTCCCAGAAATTTGATTTAACCCAAACCGAATATTCTATCGATATatatttctctcctttttttcaattaatatcGGTTACTATTAGCATCAGCATCTCCACTCGAGCCTGACTTCACCACCGGGGCCCACGACGTGCTGACTGGGCTTACGGAAGGTCACGATGTGGCTGCTGACCATGAACGCCGTTACCGGCTCCGACACCCTGATTTCCTCCATCTTCAGTTCCTGAAGCCTTCTCGCGTACTCCGGGACGTGCACTAGGTCCCACACCACCCCGACCCCACCTGGTTTCAGCACCCTCACCACCTCCCCCACTACCCTCATCCTCTCCGCTGCCGCTTCCACCGTCCTGTGGCCATGCTCCTTCCCCACGGTGTGTACAAACACCCCAGATACTACGACGTCGAAGCAGTTGTCTCCGAACGGCAACCTCCTCACGTCTCCCTCCTTGCACGTCACGTACTCCCCGACCCCCTCCAGCTTCGCCGTCCGCAAGGTCCGCAGCGTCTTCGCCTTCGACCGGTCCAGCCCGACAATCCGACCAGAACTGCCTTCCTTCTTCAGCTGGGTCGCCACGGCGTTGAGGAGGATCCCGCGGCCGCAGCCAAGGTCCAGGGCTTGCTTTACCGTCGACCAGTCGTTCACCGCGCTCACCATGCGGAGGGCCATGTCGTGGTGGAGCGGTACAGCGGAGTAGAAGAAGTTAGCCGCTGCGAAGAAGAGGCAGACGGCGGAGAGGGCTGTGACGGAGCCGGTGAACCCCGCGGCAAATCTGGCCGTGCCAACTGGAACTCCGCCGGCGTTGACAGTGAGGATGGACTCGAAGAAGCCCCGGATCGGGTCGAAGTAGATGAGGTAGAGGATGGAGAGAACGGTGAAGAGAAGCGCGTGGAATAAGAGGAAGAGTAGAGTTTGCCACTGGTCCAAGCCGTAGATCGCATAAATCTGTGTCCAGTCTCTTATCGTCGTTTTACTCATTTTCTTTTGGTTCGTCCACTAACCTAATTCGAGAAAAATGAAAACCTGCCAGTTGAGAAGAAGGAATCAGGGCGAGAAATCGAAAAACAAGCAATTTCCTTTCTTGTTTGGTTACTGAGAAACATGAGGCAAAGAATGCACAGTAGTGTAAAAACTTATTGTACGACGGAAAATAATTACATGGGGACAAATTGGCGGGCAATTAATACGAGTAGATTAGAGTCTAACTAAAATTAGACAATAGTAGTAACGCATTTCTTTTGGAAATTTCCCTCCGTTTCTGGGCAAGCAAACAGACAAATAGTAGCACAAAGTACGGGGCATTTCTTATCGTCACATTTACATACTCACAGTGAACGAAGTTTCTGAATAAGCTCAGACCATCTGATCCAGGAGCTGCAGAGAGTATCTTTTACCGATCCCAACACGGAAAGCAAGATCTCAGATAACTGAGCGCCCAAAAGTCCTCTacacgcagagagagagagagagagtcacagTTGCACATCAGCGAGTGTTAACTGTGGCGCACTGAAGACGATGACGACGATGTTATCATCTCCAATAAATTCACGCGCTTTCGCTCGTCCGTTAACGATTTTGGTTGAAATTCTCCAAGTGAAGAAACACAGCCAAAGCTCCAAATGGGGCGTCGTCGCGTCGACCTTTTGAGCATCAACAAAGatatttcaaaaagaaaatgtagcGCAAACAACacactctctctttctttatgGCCGTGAATCTGTACGGACTTAGGAATTGGGAAGTGCGATCCTGGTTATGTATAGAGTGTACGGGGCAGGAGTTAACCGGTTGAACAGGCTCAGCCGGTAGCTTGAATTTTGGGTGGAGATTCTCCCAACTCCATCTAGGTGGCACTTTTATCAGTAGTAAAGACCGGCCAATCAGGATTTGAATTGGTTATCTTTTTGGAaatgttaaaacaaaaaatctacAGAGATCTGATTGG
This Carya illinoinensis cultivar Pawnee chromosome 11, C.illinoinensisPawnee_v1, whole genome shotgun sequence DNA region includes the following protein-coding sequences:
- the LOC122281986 gene encoding uncharacterized protein LOC122281986, whose amino-acid sequence is MSKTTIRDWTQIYAIYGLDQWQTLLFLLFHALLFTVLSILYLIYFDPIRGFFESILTVNAGGVPVGTARFAAGFTGSVTALSAVCLFFAAANFFYSAVPLHHDMALRMVSAVNDWSTVKQALDLGCGRGILLNAVATQLKKEGSSGRIVGLDRSKAKTLRTLRTAKLEGVGEYVTCKEGDVRRLPFGDNCFDVVVSGVFVHTVGKEHGHRTVEAAAERMRVVGEVVRVLKPGGVGVVWDLVHVPEYARRLQELKMEEIRVSEPVTAFMVSSHIVTFRKPSQHVVGPGGEVRLEWRC